A portion of the uncultured Draconibacterium sp. genome contains these proteins:
- a CDS encoding GH92 family glycosyl hydrolase, translated as MKTKLTAIVLIILSACTTKQEAEKQQANNAQYIDPFICTADDHGQTDVAAAIPFGMVKPCPDTYPIGHSGYDYNSKEITGFSHTRFSGVGCRGTGGNIRVLPFVNSDTIPEKLGYDKASEVAVPGYYSVKLDGSIETELTATNNVAFHNYTFPASNKSSLTVDLASAFVAHISEEHSIDDEGVLSGKVESVNVCKEGKYSFYYAFLLDKRDVQIEDNGSKVTYRFKTTEGEDIKAWCALSSVSEANAKATLKSQIHLQFDDVKSEAYKKWNDLVNVVDVETEDDSAKRLFYTHLYHATQSPFLINEEDGTYRGSDGKVYKNTLKKYYHGWSIWDTFRSKLPMLSFLYPEKYKDMLASIGELYKQGKPDWATETEPFITIRTEHSIAVLLDAHRKGMLPYSLDEIYPQLKAEADSLPFKSPDNVLESSYDLWALSEIAKDLGYEEDAKKYFSQAMNYQPLWQEKFLHMGEKADVMHGDGLYEGTLWQYRWFVPFDMDGIQELVGGKDVFEQQLDYFFENELFNIGNQPDIQVPYLYAYTNSPWKTQKVVNSLLNEETNNWYGTHKKWKKSLTRRIFQDSPKGYIKEMDDDAGTMSAWYVWSAMGFYPVFPGSTDMVISTPQFDKITLALPGGTLEIETKKQTPNSIYIQKVEVDGKVYDSCFIDFRRLAEGGRITIELGEIPNNKWGVENRS; from the coding sequence ATGAAAACAAAACTAACAGCAATCGTGCTGATAATCCTTTCAGCCTGCACAACAAAACAGGAAGCTGAAAAACAACAGGCCAATAACGCCCAATACATCGACCCGTTTATTTGCACAGCCGACGACCACGGACAAACCGATGTGGCAGCAGCCATTCCATTTGGCATGGTAAAACCTTGTCCCGATACTTACCCAATCGGGCATTCGGGTTATGATTATAATTCAAAAGAAATTACAGGTTTTTCGCACACACGTTTTTCAGGTGTTGGTTGTCGCGGAACAGGTGGGAATATCCGTGTTCTACCTTTTGTAAATTCCGATACAATTCCCGAAAAGTTAGGATATGATAAAGCCTCGGAAGTTGCAGTGCCCGGTTATTATTCGGTAAAACTGGATGGAAGTATTGAAACGGAACTAACAGCTACAAACAATGTGGCATTTCACAATTATACCTTTCCTGCATCAAATAAAAGTAGCTTGACTGTTGATTTGGCAAGTGCCTTTGTTGCACATATTTCCGAAGAACACAGCATTGATGATGAGGGAGTATTAAGCGGCAAGGTTGAATCGGTAAATGTTTGCAAGGAGGGGAAGTATTCATTTTACTACGCCTTTTTACTTGATAAAAGAGATGTACAAATTGAAGACAACGGTTCCAAGGTAACTTATCGTTTTAAAACAACAGAGGGCGAAGACATAAAAGCTTGGTGTGCATTGTCTTCGGTTAGCGAAGCAAATGCAAAAGCTACTTTGAAAAGTCAAATACATCTCCAATTTGATGATGTAAAATCGGAAGCTTACAAAAAATGGAACGACCTGGTAAATGTAGTGGATGTAGAAACTGAAGATGACAGTGCCAAACGTTTATTTTATACGCATTTGTACCACGCCACGCAATCGCCATTTTTAATTAACGAAGAAGATGGAACTTATCGCGGAAGTGATGGAAAGGTGTACAAAAATACCTTGAAAAAATATTACCATGGCTGGTCAATCTGGGATACGTTCCGTAGCAAGCTGCCTATGCTTTCGTTCCTGTATCCGGAAAAGTACAAGGACATGTTAGCTTCAATTGGTGAGTTGTATAAACAGGGCAAACCTGACTGGGCAACCGAAACCGAACCTTTTATTACCATCCGCACCGAGCATTCAATAGCGGTACTTTTAGATGCCCATCGTAAAGGAATGTTACCTTATTCATTGGATGAAATTTATCCGCAGCTAAAAGCAGAAGCCGATAGTTTACCCTTTAAATCGCCCGATAATGTACTGGAATCGAGCTACGATTTATGGGCACTTTCTGAAATTGCCAAAGACTTGGGCTACGAAGAGGATGCCAAAAAATATTTTTCTCAAGCCATGAATTATCAACCCCTTTGGCAAGAAAAGTTCCTGCACATGGGCGAAAAAGCAGATGTTATGCATGGCGACGGACTATACGAAGGAACACTATGGCAATACCGCTGGTTTGTGCCCTTCGATATGGATGGAATTCAAGAGTTAGTTGGAGGCAAGGACGTATTTGAGCAACAGCTTGATTACTTTTTCGAAAATGAATTGTTCAACATTGGCAACCAGCCTGATATCCAAGTACCGTATTTGTATGCCTATACCAACTCGCCATGGAAAACACAAAAAGTGGTGAACAGTTTGCTAAACGAAGAAACCAACAATTGGTACGGGACACATAAAAAATGGAAGAAATCACTTACCCGAAGAATTTTCCAGGATTCGCCAAAAGGTTACATCAAAGAAATGGATGACGATGCCGGAACCATGTCGGCATGGTATGTATGGTCGGCAATGGGCTTTTATCCTGTTTTTCCGGGATCAACTGATATGGTTATCAGCACACCTCAGTTCGACAAAATTACATTAGCTCTGCCAGGAGGAACATTGGAAATCGAAACTAAAAAACAAACACCGAACTCAATCTATATTCAAAAAGTTGAAGTTGATGGGAAAGTATATGATTCATGTTTTATTGATTTTAGGAGATTAGCAGAAGGAGGAAGAATTACTATTGAACTTGGGGAAATACCTAATAATAAATGGGGGGTGGAAAATAGATCATGA